Within the Metasolibacillus fluoroglycofenilyticus genome, the region ATGGATAAAAAGACAGGAAAAGTGTTAGCAGTTGGTGAAGAGGCGAGACAAATGGTTGGGCGTACGCCAGGTAATATCGTAGCTATTCGTCCTTTAAAAGATGGGGTAATTGCGGATTTTGATGTAACAGAGGCAATGCTACGACATTTCATAAATAAATTAAATGTGCGAGGATTTTTATCAAAGCCACGTATTTTAATTTGCTGTCCTACAAATATTACAAGTGTAGAGCAAAAAGCAATTCGTGAGGCTGCTGAGAAATCTGGCGGTAAAAAGGTCTATTTAGAAGAGGAGCCGAAAGTGGCGGCAATCGGTGCAGGAATGGATATTTTCCAGCCGAGTGGCAATATGGTAGTTGACATTGGTGGGGGTACGACAGACGTGGCTGTATTATCAATGGGAGACATCGTAACAAGTGAATCAATTAAAGTAGCAGGCGATGTATTTGACAACGACATTTTGCAATACATAAAAAAAGAATACAAGCTATTAATTGGAGAGCGCACAGCAGAGGCGGTAAAAATGACAATTGGTACAGTATTCCCAGGTAACCGTAATGAATCAATGGAAATACGTGGGCGTGATATGGTGACAGGCTTGCCACAAACGATTACAATTCATTCTACGGAAATCGAGAGAGCATTGCATGAATCGGTATCGATGATTGTACAATCGGCTAAAAATGTATTAGAAAAAACGCCACCCGAGCTATCGGCAGATATTATTGATAGAGGTGTTATTTTAACAGGTGGCGGCGCATTATTACACGGTATGGATCAATTATTGATTGAAGAGCTAAAAGTACCTGTATTTATTGCAGAGAAGCCAATGGATTGTGTAGCAATTGGCACAGGTATTATGTTGAATAATATTGACCGTTCAGCAGGTGCCACAGCAGAGTAATCGATTATTTTCGTTTAAATCGAATAACCCGATGTTGGTTACTCAATCAGTGAGTAAACGCTAATTAGTATTCAATTCAGCTTACCACTCGCTTGAAGTGAGAATTTTTTGTTGAATCATAACAACTAGTAAATGAGGTGTGTTTTATGTTCAAAGGATTTTATACAGTAGCTTCAGGTATGCTAGCACAGCAACGTCGTACTGAAATATTGACAAATAATATGGCAAACGCAAATACGCCCGGCTTTAAAGCAGACCAATCAACAATTCGTTCATTCCCAGACATGCTTCTCTCAGCAAAGGGAACAACAAATATACCGACAGAAAAAGGTTTAACTCTACAGCAGTTAAATCCAATCGGTGCATTGACAACAGGGGTATACTTACAAGAAACAATTGCTAACAATACACAAGGCTCATTACTATTAACAGATTTGCCAACAGATGTAGCACTAGTAGATATTACGCTACCAATTGATGAGGAATCCGGTAACCAAGGTGCTATTTACTTCCGTCTGCAGCATCCAGCAGGTGGAGAAGCTTATACTCGCAATGGTAACTTTACATTAGATGGACAAGGCAATTTAGTGAACGGACAAGGACTTTTTGTGTTGTCTAACATAGGCGAGCGTATTCAGCTAGCAAATGATAATATTACAATTACGGATACAGGTGCGATTTTAGATGAAAACGGCACACAAGTGGCAACGCTTGGTGTAGCGTTCTCAGCAAACCCAGATGTCTTAATGAAGCAGGATAATGGTTTATATCGTATGCTTGACGAAGGTATACTACCATCAGCATATGGACAAGCAGGTGTAACGTTTGCAACACGTCAAAGCTACTTAGAGGGCTCTAACGTAGATTCTGCGCGCTCGATGACAGATTTATTAACGGCATACCGTGCATTTGAAGCAAATCAAAAAGTTCTTCAAGCATATGACCGCAGCATGGAAAAGGCAGTAAATGAAATTGGGAAAGTGTAATGGAGGGATGATTGCATGCTACGCACAATGGTAACGGCAACAAATACATTAACACAGCTACAAACGAAATTAGATACAATTAGCAATAACCTTGCAAATAGTAGTACACATGGCTATAAAGCGAAGGACGCACAATTTTCAGAGTTGCTTTACCAGCAATATAATAACGATAAATTGGATAAAACTTTGCGCCAATCACCTGTAGGGATTCGCTATGGTGTCGGAGCACATGTATCACTAGTCCAATCAAATCAAAAGCAAGGCTCATTACAGAGTACAGGACGCGACCTTGACTTTGCATTTACGAAGGAAAATCAATATTTCAATATTTTAATGCCTGATGGTGATGGTCAGCGCACAGCATATACACGCCAAGGTGATTTTTATGTATCGCCAATGGAAAACGGACAAATGATGCTCGTAAATGCCGATGGATATCCTGTAGCAGATAGCGATGGAAATGCTATTTATTTCCCTGATTTTGCAACAGGCTTTACATTATCTCAAGATGGTCGCTTAAATGTGAATTACCCAGATGGTGATGTAATAGCAGTGGATTTAGCCGTATCGGAATTACAAAAGCCTCAAGCAATGGAGCAAATTAGTGGTACATATATTGGCTTGCCGACTAATTTAGCAGCTCTTGGCTACACGCAAGCAGATATTTTAACGGATTTACAAGGAGCGGGTCGTGCGGAAATTGGTTTGAGTATCCAAACATTGGAAATGTCGAATGTAGATATTTCGAAGGAAATGACAGACTTGATTGCTACGCAGCGCTCATATCAATTTAATTCACGCGCAGTCACACTTGCAGACCAAATGCTAGGGCTCATTAACGGTATTCGATAAGCATAAGGGAGTATAATAAATGACGAACGAATTCAATGAACAAGATGTAGCCCCCAAAAAAAGAAGAAGACGTAGTGAGGAAATTGAGGCAAAAGAAACGACGAAACGAATACGTTGGGTACAAATACGCTTAATTCCAATTTGGCTGCGAATTGTACTTGTACTAGCCCTATTAGTTGGTGCAGCAATTGGTGGTGTCATGTTTGGTTACGGCTTTCTCGGAGGCGGAGAAGCAAGCGATGCGTTAAAATGGAGTACGTGGCAACATATATTTGATATCATCGAAGGAAAAGAATAAAGTGCATTGATTTGCTAAGAAAGCCATTTCCTTTTGTTTTATTTAAGTTAAGGGAAATGTAAGCAAAACATAGCTGCAAATGGCTGTTAGATAATATAGGTGCCAACCTATTTACCTAACAGCCAAATGTCATGCATGAATTACCAAATTAGATTGGAATTTCAGCAAAATCCAGCCTAGAGTTAGTTAAGGCGTAATTAATAAATTCCTGTATAATAATTACCATACATAAGATTAAATAGGAGTGGAGGTTTTTTTATGTTAAATGCAGAACAAATTCAAGCAATTTTACCGCACCGCTACCCATTTTTATTAGTTGATCGCATTTTAGAAATTGAAGTTGGCAAGAGCGCGGTAGGTATTAAAAATGTTACGGTAAATGAAGAATTTTTTAATGGTCATTTCCCTGGCTACCCAGTAATGCCAGGTGTTCTTATTGTAGAGGCACTAGCACAAGTAGGTGGCGTTGCCTTATTAAGCTCAGATGAATTTAAAGGACGTATTGTCTTTTTAACAGGTATAGATAATTGTCGCTTTAAACGCCAAGTTGTACCAGGCGATCAATTAAAAATGGAAGTAGAATTTGTCAAGCTGCGTGGTCAAATGGGTAAAGGGCATGCCGTAGCAACAGTTGATGGTGAGTTGGTTTGTGAAACGGATATTTTATTTGCAATAGGACCAGTTCAGCCAAAGTAATTGAAAAAACCAATTTTTTCAGATAACCTAGTACTATTTGCATTTACAAAGAAAAAATTATAAGATGTATAGGTTGACTTATTTTAATTCAACATATTTTTCATGTTGCAAAAGTAAAGCGGTAAATATATAGCGTTCCCATTAGTGAATGGGCAGATTACTTAGTCAAAGAGTACGGCATTGTTGTTGAAATGACTGAGTTTGATTTAAAGGCTTTGGCGAATATTACAGATTTTGATGAGATTTCCCTCACGAACTCAAAAAATTTGGATTAAAATTAGCTAAAGTGCAATTGATTGAAAGGGTTGGCTTTTAAACGTAGGAGGTTTAAATTTTTATGTATAAAGAACTGTCTTCAGGTGTAAAAATAAGTATTACACGATCAATTTCCACATCATTTGAGCTTTATTTAGCAAGCATTGAGTGGGATGAAGATAAATTTTCAATGGAAGATTTCATGACAAGTTGGCAGCAATATTTTACAGAAAATGCGGCTTGGTTTGATAAAGTACCTCACGAAGTATTAGTAAGCGAAGAATTTCATAATGAAATTGCCAAAAAGGTAGACGAAGTAATTGCAAAAATTTTAGGAGAAGAGCCAACGAAAAAGCAAATCGACTCCATTGCTAAAATGCAAAAAAAATTAGGCACAAATTACACATTCGGCTGCAAAGCAGAGGCGGCTTATGTTGAGCAAGTGTTGAAAGAAAAATTAAAATAGAACTATAAAATTTTCGGATAGTTCCCTTCATTCCCGGGCACTCTAATAAACGATCAAGTATTGATCAGATGAGTCCATGGAAAGGAGGGAATTTCTTATGTGGAAAGGTTTGTTTGCAGCAACATTACTTGCTACGTCATTATTAGCTGGGTGTAATACAGGAGATCGTAATGCGATGAACGATAATACACCAGCAAACGAAATTCGTCGTGGGGTGGATGATGTTATTGATAATAACTATACACCACGCTACAATAACGAAATAAATAACACAGCACCTAATGGCACAGTGAATCCTGCTACTGGGGGCAATCGTAATGGCGCAGAAGTTGACCGCGTCGCGCCAAATGATGGTGTTGGCAACGATGGTCAAGTTATTGAACGTCGTGTAAATGAAGAGGACATTATCGAAGATCCAGCAGACATGCGCGATCGCAATAATTTAGACAACCGCTAAAGAAAAAGACGTCCCCCAAGCAGCGTATTGCCTGCTTGGGGGACGTTTTTAATGATATTTTATCAAAGGAATAACGAAATAAAATAAAAGAGCGTTTCTTTGAAAAGTCGTCAATTTATTCAAAAAGCCATTAATAAATCAGGGAAAGTTTCAAATATATTTGAGAAATCGAAAATATATCGAGGCAAGTCGCAGATATATTCAAGAAGTCGCAAATAAACCAAGGCAAGTCGCAAATATATTCGAGAAGTCGCAAATAAATCAAGGCAAGTCGCAAATATATACGAAAAGTCGCAAATAAACCAAGGCAAGTCGCAAATATATTCAAGAAATCGCAAATAAACCGAGGCAAGTCGCAAATATATTCAAGAAATCGCCAATAACTCAAGGCGAGTTACTAAATCCAATATTTACTCCATTCTCAAAGAAAGCCTCACTATTTTTAACAGTTGTTATTTTGATGAAACGCCATCGAAATATCCTCTAAGCAAAGCAGGATTTTTGGACGCCCATATCAATCATTGCTGTCTATTTAATTTAGGTCGCTCTTTCATATCATGCTGGAAGCGCTGTAAGAGCTCGTCATTCGATAATCCTTCTTCTAATAGCTGTTGTAATAAGAGCTCCGCATATTTTTGGCGACGCGCTTTAATTGAACCTTTTAATAACACTGACAAGCGGTCACCGATTTCAGTAATTGTGCTAACGATTAAAGAAAATGGCGCAGGCTCATTATCAGGAAAGGAGATAACGGCATGTGCGTCAAACACGCTATTATTTTCCTGTAGTGTTTTAAATATAGAATGGTACTCATTTGGAATAAACAGCTCAAGTACCCATGATTGATGACTATCCTCTAAATTAATCGTCAATCCATCAATAATGCGTATTGGTTGTATAGTATCGTCAGTTAGTAAATCAAATGCCATCAATTTAAAAGTCTTCAAACACATAGCCTCCTTCAAAGTAAATTTCGTTCACTCATTAATCGAAAAAAACTTTTCTTTCAAGTCATTAACAAAATAGTCTTTGTTTAAGTATAACATACAAAAAATGCGAAACTTAATATTTGCGCATATTCCCAATAAAGCTTTTACTGACATGGGTTAGAGCACTAAAATATGACAAAATAAATTTTAAAAAGGGTCAAAAATTTAAGTTTGGCTAGTCAAAACTATAGCAAATGTCACTTTTCAGATTTTGCTAAATTTTATTGCTGTGAGGTATATTATTGCTAACGAAGGAGGTGAATCAATGAATCAAATCGGACTTGTTGGACGTTTAACAAAAAATCCACAGTTACGACAATTATCTGATACGAAAGTACAAACAAGCTTCGTGTTAGCAATCAATCGCAATTATCGTAATAACGAAGGCAGTGTAGATGCAGATTATGTTTTGTGTGTCGCATGGGGAAGACTAGCAGAGCATATTGTGAAATATTGCGGTAAAGGTTCTTTAATTGGTATTAATGGGCGCTTACATACACGCTCTTACATTAATAAAGAAAATAACCGTATCTTTGCGATGGATGTCGTTGCTGAAGGCGTCCGATTTTATGCTTTGAAACAAAGTGTGCCGACAAGCAATGTGACTGAGGAGTCCAACGATGAAATGCGGCACGTATCGGAGCATTTCACTTTACCAGAAGATACACTGCCAATCAACCTTTAGAAACAACTGCTACAAAACTAACTTCTATCTTAAACTAAAAATGTAAAGGAGTGAAAAAAGTACCTCTTAACCGCATAGCAAATTCTAAAATTCACAACTGAATAAAATGTAGAGAACAAAAAAAGCGTCCTATCTTTTGGCGCAAAGATAGGACGCTACTAAATGAGTATAAATTTTGGGGTTTTATCTAACTAAATCAAGTGAAAAAAGTTCGCGTAGCTCATCATCTTGAAGCTCCGTAAGCCATTTGCTTGACTGAATTAGCTCTTCTGATAAAGCTGATTTTAAAGTTAACATTTTATCGATTTTTTCTTCAATTGTGCCAAGTGTGATAAATTTATGAACTTGCACAAATTGAGTTTGACCAATTCGGTAGGCCCGATCTGTCGCCTGATTTTCCACTGCGGGATTCCACCAGCGGTCAGCATGCAAGACATGGCTAGCAGCAGTTAAGTTTAATCCTGTTCCTCCAGCTTTTAACGATAAAATAAAAATTGGAAATTCCCCCGCTTGAAATGCTTCAACTAAGTGATCGCGCTGCTTTTTTGGCATACTGCCTGTTAAAAATGGGACGTCAATATCATACAGCTCGGCAAAGCAATGCTGTAAAATATTGCCCATGCCAATATATTGCGTGAAAATTAAACATTGCTCTCCGTTATGAACGATTTCAGCCGTTAAATCTACAATACGTTTTAGTTTTACAGAACGGCTTAGCATCGTCTTCGCATCATCAAAAGGCTCCTTTAAATAAAGTGCAGGATGATTACATAGCTGCTTTAATTTATTTAGCGTTTTTAAAATGCGCCCTCTTTTTTCAAAGCCCGTTAGCTGCTCAAGCTGTGCTGCAGTATCTTCAATATAGCTTTCATAAAGGGCAGCTTGCTCCGCTGTTAATGGGCAAAATTCCTGAGTTTCCTGCTTATCAGGTAAATTCAACATTAATTTTGAATCGCGCTTTATACGGCGAAGTAAAAATGGTTGAATTTTTGCTCGTAGTAGCTCCTTATGTTGCTCAGAGTCATCGCGCTCAATCGGCAAAATAAATTGCTCTTGGAATTTCGTAAAGCTACCAAGATAGCCTTTATGAATAAAATCAAAAATAGCCCAAAGCTCCGACAAACGATTTTCGACAGGTGTGCCTGTCAATGCAATATGATGCTCACCACGCAATTTGCGAATAGCACGGGATTGCAT harbors:
- a CDS encoding single-stranded DNA-binding protein is translated as MNQIGLVGRLTKNPQLRQLSDTKVQTSFVLAINRNYRNNEGSVDADYVLCVAWGRLAEHIVKYCGKGSLIGINGRLHTRSYINKENNRIFAMDVVAEGVRFYALKQSVPTSNVTEESNDEMRHVSEHFTLPEDTLPINL
- a CDS encoding rod shape-determining protein, which encodes MFSKDIGIDLGTANVLIHVKGKGIVLNEPSVVAMDKKTGKVLAVGEEARQMVGRTPGNIVAIRPLKDGVIADFDVTEAMLRHFINKLNVRGFLSKPRILICCPTNITSVEQKAIREAAEKSGGKKVYLEEEPKVAAIGAGMDIFQPSGNMVVDIGGGTTDVAVLSMGDIVTSESIKVAGDVFDNDILQYIKKEYKLLIGERTAEAVKMTIGTVFPGNRNESMEIRGRDMVTGLPQTITIHSTEIERALHESVSMIVQSAKNVLEKTPPELSADIIDRGVILTGGGALLHGMDQLLIEELKVPVFIAEKPMDCVAIGTGIMLNNIDRSAGATAE
- a CDS encoding DNA-directed RNA polymerase subunit beta; amino-acid sequence: MTNEFNEQDVAPKKRRRRSEEIEAKETTKRIRWVQIRLIPIWLRIVLVLALLVGAAIGGVMFGYGFLGGGEASDALKWSTWQHIFDIIEGKE
- the fabZ gene encoding 3-hydroxyacyl-ACP dehydratase FabZ, whose protein sequence is MLNAEQIQAILPHRYPFLLVDRILEIEVGKSAVGIKNVTVNEEFFNGHFPGYPVMPGVLIVEALAQVGGVALLSSDEFKGRIVFLTGIDNCRFKRQVVPGDQLKMEVEFVKLRGQMGKGHAVATVDGELVCETDILFAIGPVQPK
- a CDS encoding YwpF family protein; its protein translation is MKTFKLMAFDLLTDDTIQPIRIIDGLTINLEDSHQSWVLELFIPNEYHSIFKTLQENNSVFDAHAVISFPDNEPAPFSLIVSTITEIGDRLSVLLKGSIKARRQKYAELLLQQLLEEGLSNDELLQRFQHDMKERPKLNRQQ
- a CDS encoding flagellar hook-basal body protein, which translates into the protein MFKGFYTVASGMLAQQRRTEILTNNMANANTPGFKADQSTIRSFPDMLLSAKGTTNIPTEKGLTLQQLNPIGALTTGVYLQETIANNTQGSLLLTDLPTDVALVDITLPIDEESGNQGAIYFRLQHPAGGEAYTRNGNFTLDGQGNLVNGQGLFVLSNIGERIQLANDNITITDTGAILDENGTQVATLGVAFSANPDVLMKQDNGLYRMLDEGILPSAYGQAGVTFATRQSYLEGSNVDSARSMTDLLTAYRAFEANQKVLQAYDRSMEKAVNEIGKV
- a CDS encoding flagellar hook-basal body protein, producing MLRTMVTATNTLTQLQTKLDTISNNLANSSTHGYKAKDAQFSELLYQQYNNDKLDKTLRQSPVGIRYGVGAHVSLVQSNQKQGSLQSTGRDLDFAFTKENQYFNILMPDGDGQRTAYTRQGDFYVSPMENGQMMLVNADGYPVADSDGNAIYFPDFATGFTLSQDGRLNVNYPDGDVIAVDLAVSELQKPQAMEQISGTYIGLPTNLAALGYTQADILTDLQGAGRAEIGLSIQTLEMSNVDISKEMTDLIATQRSYQFNSRAVTLADQMLGLINGIR